A segment of the Deltaproteobacteria bacterium genome:
TCGCGCCGGAAAGGTCCTCTACATCGGCGCGAGCAACTACGCCGCGTACCGGCTCACCGATGCGTTGTGGATCAGCCGCACCGAGCACCTGGAGCGGTTCGTGTCGCTGCAGATGATGTACAACTTGATCGCGCGCGACCTCGAGCGCGAGCACGTACCGCTGTGTCTGCGCCACGGCCTCGGCATCATTCCATGGTCGCCGCTCGCGGGCGGGTTTTTGTCGGGCAAGTACGAGCGGGGCAAGCCGCCGCCCGCCGGCGCGCGCCTCGACAAGTGGAAGGAGCGCTACGATCGCTTCGATACCGAGCACAACTGGCAGGTGCTCGCGGCTGTCCGCGCGGTGGCCGCGGAACTCGGCGCATCGCCCGCGGCCGTGTCCCTCGCGTGGCTGTTGCGCAAGCCCGCGGTCAGCTCGGTCATCTTCGGCGCGCGCTCGCTGCAGCAGCTCGAGGACAACCTCGCGGCGGCGGCGTTGTCGCTGCCGGACGAGGCGTTCGCGCGCCTCGACGAGGTGAGCGCTCCGCCGCTCGGCTACCCGTACGACTTCATGCACCGCGTGCAGGGCCGCTGGTGACCGCGCCGCCGTCGCGGGCGGCCGTGCGCTCGAGTAGCGCGATCAACCCGGCTGCCATCGACGTGAGGAAATCG
Coding sequences within it:
- a CDS encoding aldo/keto reductase translates to MDYRNLGTSGLKVSTLCLGTMTFGEADENSFMHGVGCDEATAFAIMDRAVDAGINFFDTADVYGQDGLTERVIGKWFERSGRRDDVVLATKCRFRMNPGPNGTGASRYRIVRTVEDSLRRLKTDRIDLYQIHMQDVDTPEEETLRALDDLVRAGKVLYIGASNYAAYRLTDALWISRTEHLERFVSLQMMYNLIARDLEREHVPLCLRHGLGIIPWSPLAGGFLSGKYERGKPPPAGARLDKWKERYDRFDTEHNWQVLAAVRAVAAELGASPAAVSLAWLLRKPAVSSVIFGARSLQQLEDNLAAAALSLPDEAFARLDEVSAPPLGYPYDFMHRVQGRW